Genomic segment of Corynebacterium appendicis CIP 107643:
ACACCCTCGAGATGATCGCGTCGGAGAACTTCGTGCCGCGCGCCGTGTTGCAGGCGCAGGGCTCGGTGCTGACTAATAAGTACGCCGAGGGCTACCCGGGGCGCCGCTACTACGGCGGCTGCGAGAACGTCGACGTCATCGAGGACATCGCGCGCGACCGCGCGAAGGCGCTTTTCGACGCCGAGTACGCCAACGTCCAGCCCCACTCCGGCGCCCAGGCGAACGCCGCCGTCCTCCACGCCCTGATCAAGCCGGGCGACACCATCATGGGTCTGTCGCTGGCGCACGGCGGGCACCTGACGCACGGCATGAAGATCAATTTCTCCGGTCGCCTGTACAACGTCGTGGCGTACGAGGTCGACCCGGAGACCATGCTCATCGACATGGACAAGGTCCGCGAGCAGGCCCTGGAGCACCGCCCGAAGGTGATCATCGCCGGCTGGTCGGCGTACCCGCGCACCGTGGACTTCGCGGCGTTCCGCGCGATCGCCGACGAGGTGGGCGCGTACCTGTGGACCGATATGGCGCACTTCGCGGGCCTCGTCGCCGCTGGGCTGCACCCGTCGCCGGTGCCGCACTCGGATGTCGTGTCCACCACGATCCACAAGACGCTGGGCGGCCCGCGTTCCGGCATGATCCTGGCGAAGCAGGACTACGCCAAGGCGCTCAACTCCGCCGTTTTCCCCGGCCAGCAGGGCGGCCCACTCATGCACGTCGTCGCGGCTAAGGCGACCGCGCTCAAGATCGCCGGCACCGAAGAGTTCAAGGACCGCCAGCAGCGGACCCTCAAGGGCGCGCGCATCCTGGCTGAGCGCCTCACCGCGTCCGACTGCAAAGAAGTCGGCGTCGACGTGCTCACCGGCGGCACCGACGTGCACCTCGTGCTCGCCGACCTGCGCAACTCGGAGCTCGACGGCCAGCAGGCCGAGGACCTGCTCCACGAAGTGGGCATCACCGTCAACCGCAATGCCGTGCCGAACGACCCGCGTCCGCCGATGGTCACCTCCGGCCTGCGCATCGGCACCTCAGCCCTGGCGACCCGCGGATTCGACGCTGCAGCGTTCACTGAGACCGCAGACATCATCGGCACCGCGCTCGCCCAGGGGAAGAATGCGGATGTGGAGGGGCTGAAGGGGCGCGTCGATAAGCTTGCCGCCGAGTACCCCCTCTACCCGGGCCTCGAAGACTGGAAGCTGCTCTAAGCGTCCCGCTCCTCGGCGTGCACGCGGCGCGCCTCGGAGAGCCACGCCGGCTGATCGCTCAGCAGCTCCTTGATCTCCTGGGTGGTCAGCGGCTTATCCATGCCGTTCTTCTTGAGTGCCGTAATGGAAATGCCTAGCTTGCGCGCCACCTCCGGCCGCGGGTGCGGGCCGTTCGCGCGCAGCTCTGTGAGCCACTCTGGCGGGTTGTCCTGCAGCTCGCGCAGCTCGGCGTGCGTGACGCCGCCGTCCTGGAACTCCTGCGGGGTCGCCGGCAGGTAAATGCCGAGCTTTTTCGCTGCTGTCGCGGGCTTCATCGCTGTGCTTGACGGCTGTTCGCTCATGCCCAAACGGTAGCATCGGGGCATGCTTCGCCTCGCCTTCGTCACCGGAACCGAACCCGGAAAATGGTTCGCGCGCTACCGCGACACCACCGACCACGGCCTCGAGGCGGTCCCAAGCGACGACCCATACGCATCGCTTATCGACGACACCGCCCACCTCGCCCTCCTCCGCCTCCCCGACCCCCGCATCGGCGAACCGGGGGAGCAGTTCCACCAAGTGCGGCTGTACACCGAAAAACCCGGTGTCGCCGTGCCGAAAGACTCCGTCTACGCCGAGGTCGGCGAAGCTGTTCGCCCTTCCGACCTCGCTGACGAGCACGTCAACTACCGGTTTGTTCCCGGCTCCGGCTCCGGCGCGGGTGTGGGGACGAGTGAGGGGGCGGACGCGGCTACGGACTCCGCCTCTGCTCACGTTGCGCCTTTCGGCTCCGACATCGACGAATTGCGAGCCGCGCTCCAGGTCGTCGCCGCGAACGTCGGGGTCGCGTACGCGCCCGCGCCGTTGCTCAAGGTCTTGTCGAAGAAGCAGGTCGTCGTGCTTGGACTCCGCGGAACCGGCGGGGGCGCGGCCGGGGCGGTGGAAGAGAGCCAAGAAGCAGCCGGGGCGGTCGAGGTGGAGGAAGCTCAGGGGGCGGAGACGGAGATCGCGCTCGTGTGGAAGGTCGAAAAAGACTCGGAGGCGATCCAGGATTTCGTCGGGGTGGCTAAGGGGAGGACGAGGAACTCTTCGAGGGGGAGGGGGACGTCGAAAAGCGGGCGAAGCCGATCGAAATCAAACCGTTATAATAAGAGCGAAACTGGTGCGCAGCGCAAGGGGTTCTCTGGAAATCGCCCCAAAAGAGGGGGGCGCAGGCGACGTCGATGACGCCGAGTTTGCATAATGGTGAACGGACAACATTAGAAATTGCTTACGAAAGGATACTGAGTTTATGAACCGCAAGTTTGGCGCAACTGTCGCAGCACTGGCACTGTCCGCAGGCCTCGTCGCCTGCTCCGACGGTGAGGGCGACGTCGACGAAGTCGAGGCCACCGAAACCAACACCGTGACCTCCGCTGCTGAGGACACTGCTGCCGAGGACACCGCTACCGAGGACGCAGACGCTTCCGACGCTGAAGGCGCTGGCGCCGAGGGTGACACCACCGAGCTGACCACCCAGGACGGCGAGAAGGTCGTCGTTCCGTCCGCGGCTGCCAACGCTACGGAAGAGCTGGGACTGGGCAACTGGGGCGAGCCGATCGCAGCTGAGACCAACGATGACGGCGCGACCCTGATCGAGTACGACGCAGACAAGAACATCGTCTACTCCGAGGAGACGGGTGCTGTCCCGCTGGTGGGCGAGATCGCTAATACCTGGAAGAAGGAAGGCGGCCTGAACAGCGAGGTCGGCCTGCCGACCAAGGCCGAGGATAAGCGCGACGACAACAACGGCTGGATCCAGGACTTCCAGAACGGCACCATCGAGTGGTTTGAGGAGAACGGCGAGTTCGGCCCCAAGATCAACTAACTAGCTGCGCCGACCGGAGCGATGAGGTTTAACGGAA
This window contains:
- the glyA gene encoding serine hydroxymethyltransferase, whose product is MTDDLRYQDLASLDPDVYEQILGEVSRQRNTLEMIASENFVPRAVLQAQGSVLTNKYAEGYPGRRYYGGCENVDVIEDIARDRAKALFDAEYANVQPHSGAQANAAVLHALIKPGDTIMGLSLAHGGHLTHGMKINFSGRLYNVVAYEVDPETMLIDMDKVREQALEHRPKVIIAGWSAYPRTVDFAAFRAIADEVGAYLWTDMAHFAGLVAAGLHPSPVPHSDVVSTTIHKTLGGPRSGMILAKQDYAKALNSAVFPGQQGGPLMHVVAAKATALKIAGTEEFKDRQQRTLKGARILAERLTASDCKEVGVDVLTGGTDVHLVLADLRNSELDGQQAEDLLHEVGITVNRNAVPNDPRPPMVTSGLRIGTSALATRGFDAAAFTETADIIGTALAQGKNADVEGLKGRVDKLAAEYPLYPGLEDWKLL
- a CDS encoding DUF5997 family protein; its protein translation is MSEQPSSTAMKPATAAKKLGIYLPATPQEFQDGGVTHAELRELQDNPPEWLTELRANGPHPRPEVARKLGISITALKKNGMDKPLTTQEIKELLSDQPAWLSEARRVHAEERDA
- a CDS encoding LysR substrate-binding domain-containing protein, which encodes MLRLAFVTGTEPGKWFARYRDTTDHGLEAVPSDDPYASLIDDTAHLALLRLPDPRIGEPGEQFHQVRLYTEKPGVAVPKDSVYAEVGEAVRPSDLADEHVNYRFVPGSGSGAGVGTSEGADAATDSASAHVAPFGSDIDELRAALQVVAANVGVAYAPAPLLKVLSKKQVVVLGLRGTGGGAAGAVEESQEAAGAVEVEEAQGAETEIALVWKVEKDSEAIQDFVGVAKGRTRNSSRGRGTSKSGRSRSKSNRYNKSETGAQRKGFSGNRPKRGGRRRRR